The Bacillus sp. B-jedd sequence CAACTGCTTCCAAAACTTCTGCCGACAGCCCAGGAACGGGCCGAAAAGATGATTGAACTATATTTGAAAAATGGCCATACCCATATTCGGACGCATTGCAATGTCGATCCGGTCATCGGCCTGAAGAATCTTGAGGCGACGGTGAATGCCCTTGCTAAATATGAGGATGTCCTCACCTATGAAATTGTTGCATTCCCGCAGCACGGTTTGTTAAAAAGTGATTCAGTCCAGCTAATCCGCGATGCAATGAAAAATGGCGCGACACTCGTTGGCGGAGTTGATCCGGCAACAGTGGACCGCAATATTGAAAAATCATTGTATACGATATACGACATTGCTGTTGAAAATAATAAAGGCGTCGATATCCACCTTCATGATCCGAACAGCCTTGGCGCTTTTACTTTCAAGCGGATGGCCCATTACACGAAAGAAGCGGGCCTTAAAGGCAGGGCGACAATCAGCCACGGAATCGCGCTTGGAGATTTGAACGGTGAAGAGATTGTAGAAATGGCTGAAATTTTGAGGGAACAGGAAATTGATGTCACCACTACTATCCCAATCAACCGTCCGACACTTCCGATCCCCGCGCTTGATAAACTGGGAATTGGCATTTCTGTTGGACATGACAGCATTACAGACCACTGGTCGCCTTTCGGAACGGGTAACACAATCCAGAAACTCAGCATCCTGGCAGAGCGGTTCAGATTGATGGATGAAGGCGGGCTTGCATCAGCCCTGAAATATGGAACCGGCGGCGTGACTCCGCTCAATGAAGCGGGAGAGCAGGTATGGCCGAAGGTTGGCGACGAAGCGACAATGATGCTCGTGGACGCAACATGCTCCGCACAGGCGATCGCCCGAAGATCAACGGTTCAGTCTTTATATTTTAAAGGGAAAAAAGTCACCAGCAAGCTGAATCCGGAATCGGCTGGTTTATAAAGGGGGGATTTGGAATGACTAAAGCATATTGGTTAAGAAATGTCCGTTTAGAAACGGGTTATATAAAAAACGAAGCTGAAGCAGTTGTTGCTACCGAGACAGATCTTTTCAATCTGAAAATCGAAGACGGAAGAATTCTTGAAAAGCATAGTGCCGATTTTGTAATCCCTGCCGGGGAAGAAACGGTTGATGCGAAAGGATACCTGGCATTGCCGACTTTTAGGGAAATGCATAATCATCTCGACAAAACGTATCTGTCGCTAGATTGGAAATCTTGCATTCCGGTTAAAAATCTTGAGGAGCGCCTGAAATATGAAGCGATGGAGCTGGAGGAGCTTGCACCTACAGCCCAGCAGCGCGCCAGCAGTATGATCGAACTTCTCCTCGCAAACGGTTCTACCCATATCAGGACCCATGTCAATATCGATCCGTATATTGGCCTGAAAAACCTTGAGGGCGTTAAAGCGGCACTTGAGGCTTATTCTGATAAATTGACTTATGAAATTGTCGCCTTTCCGCAGCACGGCCTGATGAGGGAGCATGTCATTCCTCTGATGAAAGAAGCGATGCGTTCAGGCGCCCACTTAGTCGGCGGCCTTGACCCGGCTGGAATTGACAACAATATCGAAGGCTCACTATACGAAGTCATGAATCTTGCGGCTGAATTTGATGCTGGGATAGACATCCATCTTCATGATGGGGGATTTGTCGGCTACTATACGGTCGATAAACTAGCCGAAATGGTGGAAGATGCGAAATGGTATAATCGCGTTGCCGTCAGCCATGCATTCGGCCTTGGTGAAGTTCCAATCCCTCAGCAGGAAGCGATTGCTGAAAAATTAAGCGCCACTGGCATGTCCATCATGTCCACGATTCCTATCACGAAAACCCTGCCGCCGATCGAGCTTTTGGACCGGAAGGGTGTCAAAGTATTCCTTGGCTGCGACGGTTTCTATGACTCATGGAGCCCGTTCGGGAACGGAGATTTGCTCGAGAAGCTAACACGTTACGGGGAATTGTTCAGGAAGAGCGACGAATGGTCCCTATCACAGTCCATCAAATGGGCATCCGGCGGACCGACTTCACTCACCGCAGATGGAGAAGTTGCCTGGCCGCTCGTCGGAGACGACGCAACCCTGACGCTTGTCAATGCATCCTCATCGGCTGAAGCAGCCGCAAGGACACCAAGGCGCGAAGCCGTATTCTTTAAAGGGAAAGTAGTAGCAGGAGAAATATAGTTTTATTTTTGAAGTAAATAATCTATCCGATGAAGACGGTACCTTGATTGGCTGTTTGCGCAGTCATCATGAAGGTATCGTCTTTATTGTATTGAATTTATCGATTACTTTTGAAAAGAAAAAACCCTCCCTCAAAAAATAAATATTTACTCCGATGGATATATTTGTTAAACTAAAGGTAGTAAAATATATTTTAGTAAATACAATTTTACTAAAATGGAAGGGTGGGGAATTAAATGAGCTTATTGGATATTTATTTGCGAAAAAACGGCAAGAAAAGGTATGACGTTTATAAAGTATCCGGTCTGAGCCAGCAAATGCTTGCGAGTATCAACAAAAAGAAGGTAGAAAGCTACTCGGTAAAAACCATCCAGGCAATAGCAAAAACCCTTGGAAAAAGTGAAGGGGAAGTCCTTGAAGAATTAATTAAGCTGGAGAAGGAAAATCCCTACTTTGAAGTATATAACGCTGAAGACTTACTAACAGCTCTAGAAAACAAAGAATCATACATTTTAATCAAAGGAGAATATCAAAAAGAACTTAAGAAATTACTCCAGGCCACGCTTTCCGAAGCAGAGACAATGGGGATGGAACTGGGATCTGCAGGATTAGTAAATATATTAGGTGAAGCGTTGTATCAATTATTTAATTTCTTCAGCAAGACTGAAGAAACGCAAAAGAAACTCGAAAGCCAGCTACGAAAATATAAATATAAAAAAACGAACGAAAACGAGATCCTATTATATTTGCGGCAAATTGATTACTAAAGTGAACAGGAGCTGAAAAAGCAGTCGAACAGTAACAGAGAAGCCGTCTCTAAGCCCAACCCGGTAGGAAAAGCAGTCGAACAGTAACAGAGAAGGCTTCTCTAGGCCCAATCGGGTGGGAAAAGCAGTCGGACGGTAACAGAGAAGTCGTCTCTAAGCCCAACTCGGTAGGAAAAGCAGTCGGACGGTAACAGAGAAGCCGTCTCTAAGCCCAACCCTGTAGGAAAAGCAGTCGAACGGTAACAGAGAAGCCGTCTCTAAGCCCAATCGGGTAAGAAAAGCATTCGAACGGTAACAGAGAAGGCTTCTCTAAGCCCAATCGGGTAAGAAAAGCATCCGAACGATAACAGAGAAGGCTTCTCTAAGCCCAACCCGGGAGCGGTTAAGCCGCTCCCTTTTTTATTTTGCAGAGAGATTATTTTGGCTCCCGAAAAAATAATCGAAAATTGGGATTTTTCTGTTGTAGATTCTCCCGGCTTTGGCATATAATCACAGGAAGAACATGGGGGGATATACAGAATGATTCGGCGTTTTTTTACTTATTACAGGCCTCATCGAAGGCTATTCATGATCGACTTCACTAGCGCGGTCATTGTTGCCGCACTCGAACTTGCCTTTCCGCTCGCCGTCCAATGGTTTATCGATAAGCTGCTGCCAAGCGGAAATTGGAATGCAATCGTCGGGGTAAGTATCGGACTTCTTCTATTATATATAGTGAGTACGCTGCTCCAGTTCATCGTCAACTATTGGGGCCATAAGCTCGGAATTAATATTGAAACCGACATGAGGCAGGAGCTTTTCGAGCATGTCCAGAAGCAATCCTTCCGCTTTTTTGACAACACGAAAACCGGCCATATCATGAGCCGGATCACCAATGATTTATTCGACCTGGGGGAACTCGCCCATCATGGACCCGAGGATTTGTTCATTGCCGTGATGACATTTGTCGGGGCGTTCTGGATTATGCTCACCATCAATGTGAAACTGGCCCTTACGGCGATGATTATTGCCCCGTTCCTAATCTGGCTGATTTCTTTTGCCAACCGGAAAATGAATGCGGCCTGGAAGAACATGTACAGCGATATCGCTGATGTAAACGCCAGGGTAGAGGATAGCGTCGCGGGAATCCGGGTTGTCCAGTCGTTTACGAATGAAGAGTTTGAAATCGAACGGTTCACAAAGAACAACCGCAAGTTCCGCCGCGCAAAATTGGCTGCCTATAAAGTTATGTCTTTTAGTTCGTCTGGTATGTATATGTCGACGAGGCTGATGATCCTGGTCGTCCTAGTATATGGCGCATGGCTCAATTTTACAGGGAGTCTCAGCTATGGAGCCATGGTTGGATTTGTCCTTTACGTCAATGTCCTTTTCAAACCAATAGATAAAATCAGCGCGATCCTTGAACTCTATCCAAAAGGGATGGCCGGCTTCAAGCGATTTACGGAGCTGATGGACCAGCACCCGGACGTCGTTGACAGGTCGACTGCTGTAAATGTTTCCCATCTGAAAGGCGATATTGCTTTCCGGGACGTGACGTTCAGTTACGATGAGCATAAACCTGTCTTAAAAGGAATTGATTTGGACATCCATCACGGGGAGACGGTTGCTTTTGTCGGTCCTTCCGGCGCGGGTAAAACAACCATCTGCTCACTCATTCCCCGTTTCTATGATGTGAATGAAGGTGGAATCTTTATTGATGGCGTCGATATCCGCGACATGACCAAGAAATCGCTTCGCCAGCAAATCGGGATTGTCCAGCAGGATGTGTTCCTGTTCACCGGGACGCTGCGGGAGAATATTGCCTATGGGTTGCTTGGTGCTACCCAGGAGGAAATTGAGATCGCGGCAAAGCGCGCTCACCTCGAAGACTTTATTGCTTCCCTTCCGGCTGGCTATGATACCCAGATCGGCGAACGCGGACTAAAGCTTTCCGGCGGGCAGAAGCAGAGGATCGCGATTGCAAGAATGTTCCTGAAAAACCCGCCAATTCTTATTCTGGATGAAGCAACATCCGCTCTTGATACGGAAACAGAACGTATCATCCAGGAAGCGCTCGCTGAACTGTCCAAAAACAGGACAACACTTGTTATTGCCCACAGGCTGGCTACCATCCGGAATGCTGACAGGATTGTCGTTGTCACCGAGGACGGGATTGCCGAAGAGGGAAGCCATGAGGAATTAATCGAAGCGGGCGGAATTTTTGCCAACCTTCATAAGGTACAATACGAAACAACCCTCGTTAACTAACAAACAGCCCTTTAGGATGCTTTTTTGAATGAGCCCATCCTAAGGGGCTGTTATTGGTCATATGCTCTTTAGAGAATTAAAAATGTTTGGAGAAACTCAAAGGGATTGTGGCCACGGATACTTTTTGCCAAAAGAAAGGCAATCTTGCAAAAAAGCATGGACATAAGCCAGGAAATACACTAGAGTTAAAAAGTTAGTTATTTGGACAGCCCGTTAAAGAGGCGTCCTATATTTGAAGAAGGTGGAACAACGTATGCAGGCAGTAAAGAAAAATAGCTTCATAGAACCCAGTCTATTCGCTTTAACATGGCCAATTTTCATTGAGTCCTTTTTACATATGCTGATGGGGAGCACGGATACCTTTATGCTTTCCTATGTTTCGGATGACGCCGTCGCCGCTGTAGGGGTGGCCAATCAGCTGATCTTTTTCACAATCCTAATTTTCGGTTTTGTCGCTACAGGGACAACCGTGCTTGTTTCGCAAAATCTTGGGGCGGGGCTGCTGAACGATGCGCGAAGGATCTCAGGAATCTCGATTTCCCTTAATCTTATTTTCGGGATTGCGATCAGCGCGCTGGTTGTCCTGTTCAAGGGGCAGTTCCTCAATCTGTTCGACCTTACCCCCGAGATTCACAGACTTGCCGGACAGTATTTGACGATTGTAGGGGCAACGCTGTTTTCACAAGCCCTCCTTGTAACGGCATCGTCTATTTTGCGGGCAAACGGCTTTTCAAAAGAAGCAATGATGATTTCAATTTTCATGAACATCATTCACCTCGCCGGCAACAGCATATTAATTTATGGATTGTTCGGAATGCCGCAGATGGGCATCCAGGGAGTTGCCTTATCTACAGCCGCCAGCCGCGCTATTGCGGTTGCAATGATTTTCTGGTTATTGTATAAGCGCCTTCCAGTGAGAATTAAAAAGGAAGACTACACAAGCTTCAATCCGGTATTTATTAAAAAAATTCTTAAAATCGGTATTCCGTCAGCTGGAGAAAATCTCGTATACAACACGAGCCAGATGGCGATGACAGCCATCATTGCGATGATAGGGGCAATGGCACTGACTACAAGGGTTTACACTTGGAATGTGATGGCATTCATGATGCTTTTTGCGATTGCGCTCGGCCAGGGGACTCAAATTCTCGTTGGCTATAAGGTAGGCGCGGGCGATTATGACGGGGCATACCACCGTCTTTTGAAAAGTGTAAAGCTGAGCCTGATTATGACCATTATTGTCGTGATCCCGCTGGTTCTGTTCCGCGAGAATTTGCTTGATATTTTCACAGATAACCAGGAAATAATCAGTGTGGGAGCAAAGCTTCTTTTGCTCGGAATTATCCTCGAACCCGGCAGGACACTGAATATCGTCATCATTGCTGCTTTAAGGGCAGCCGGTGACGCGAACTTCCCTGTGAAAATGGCATTTGTTTCAATGTGGGGAATAGGCGTGCCGCTTGGCTACTTCCTCGGAATAACAATGGGCTATGGCCTGGTCGGCATCTGGATTGCCTTTATCGCCGATGAGTGGTTCAGAGGAATCGTCATGTATTTCCGCTGGAAAAGCAGGGTTTGGGAAAAGAAATCGCTTGTCGAAGCTGAAGTGCAGCCGGTATGATTTTTGGGAAACCACGATAAAGTGGTTTCTTTTTTTCGAGCGGCTTAAGAAGTATTTGGTTGAACATGATGGAGTTAAGGCGATGATCATAGACCAAGAAGAAAAACGCATGGGGATTTTGCCAGAAGAGGATGCTGAACGACTTCGGGAAACACTTTTCCATTAACTCAACGTCCGCAGGAGGGGGAAATTAACGGTACGGTCGAATAGAATTGTTCTCAACGCCCGTAGCAAGGAAAAATCTGCGGTACGGTCGAATAGGATCGTTCTCAACGACCGTAGCCAGAAAAAGTCGGCTGTGCGGTCGAATAGGATCGTTCTAAACGCCCGCAGCGAAGAAAAATTGAATGTGCGGTCGAATAGGATCGTTCTAAACGCCCGCAGCGAAGAAAAATTGAATGTGCGGTCGAATAGAAGTGTTCTCAACGACCGCAGCGAAGAAAAACCAACTGTGCGGTCGAATAGAATTGTTCTCAACGACCGTAGCCAGAAAAAGTCGGCTGTACGGTCGAATAGAATTGTTCTCAACGACCGCAACAAGGAAAAATCACCTATACGGTCGAATAGACGCATACTCAACGAACAAAACAAAAAGGAGTTGCCGGAATATGCGGCAACTCCTTTATTACTATTGATGAATCTGTTTTACCCTGCCAACCTGTCCATCGGTCAGCCTGACTTTGATGCCGTGGGGATGGGTGCCGGATTTGGTGAGGATATCTTTGACTATTCCTCTGGTTAGCTTCCCGGTCCGCTGATCCGCTTTTAAGACGATATCAACTGTCATGCCGGGGGAAAGGTCTTTTCGATTCTGTCCGTCCATTAGGTACCCATTTTCCGGCGGGTATTGCTTGGCTTCTTTGTCAATTGGCTTTTCATCTTCTTTGTGGATGTGTCACCGGCACCTTTGCCTTTGGCACCCGCCGCTGCCTGGTTTTTCTTGTTTGCCAGCTGCTGCTTCATGGCTTCCTGGAGGCTGATTTTCTTGGGCTCTTCAGTGTTCTTGTTCTCTTCCATAAGATAATCTCCTTTTTTGTAGCTATGGTTAATCAAGTATAATCCATTTTTGCCAAAAAGCGAAAGGGGTGGAATGAAAAATATGAATTATCCTTCAAACCCATCCTATCGATTTTCTCTATGGATTGAAGCGGTTTGCATCAGAATAATCTTCTGCTAAATATTTCCGCGGGCAGTAAAATCAGAGTAGAACGGTTATTAGGAGGAAGACGGATGAATACCGGAAGAACAACGATGGTTACATTTGGTGCGCTCTGCATTGCTCTGAATGTAGTGCTTGGGACAATTGTTTCCTGGATGAAAATACCGCTTTTATTTTTGGATACTATTGGTACGGTTTTGATGGCTGTTTTATTTGGTCCATGGTGGGGAGCACTTGTCGGTGTTTTGACAAACATCGTGATGGGCGTGACGACCGGGCCAACAGCTATTTTCTTTGGCCTCGTCAATGTGGCTATCGCGATTGTAGTGGGCTTCGCCGCGAGGAGATTCGATTTTACAAAATGGTATACCGCTTTAGTGACGGGGTTCATTCTTTCAATTGTGGCCCCGCTAATTGGGACGCCAATTGCTGTGGCCGTCTTTGGCGGGCTGAACGGAAGCGGGATGGATCTTGTCGTCCTTTGGCTTCGCTCCGCGGGGGAAAGCATTTTTGCCTCGACGTTCATTTCAAGGATCACTGGCAACTTTGTAGATAAAATCGTTACATGCCTCCTTGTCATGATGATTATTATTAAACTGCCAGTCTTCAACAAAACATATAAAGGAATGAAGAAGGATGCCGCGTAGCAAACGGATTATTCTCACTTCCCACTGCATCATTAACCAAAACACCGTCATTGATGGGGAAGCGAGGGCGCTGGGGGCAATCCCATCCGCTGTGCAATGGATTGTCGGAAAGGGGTATGGCATCCTGCAGCTGCCATGTCCTGAATTTACCTTCCTTGGATTGGACCGGCCGCCGATGACCTATGAGGAATACGACACGAAAGAGTACCGGGTACACTGCAGGAAAATCCTTGAGCCAGTGGTACAACAGGTAAAAGAATATGTGAAAAGCGGGTATATCATCGAAGGCATACTGGGCATCCAGAGCAGTCCATCATGCGATCAAACGCGGGGAGTATTCATGGAAGAACTTCACAAGCTCTTTACTGAAAACCACCTGCCGCTAAAAACCCTCTGGTATTTACCAAACACAGAAGATCCTGTGTTTGACGGAGAAATTCATAAGTTATAGCAACAACAAGACCCTATCGGCTGTCGATAGGGTCTTGTTAATTATGGTCTGTCATGGATAGTTGGATGTTGCCGCCTTTTTATGCAAAACTTCTCTAAAAGCCGCCACTAGGCAACAGCAACGTGATTTACTGCGCCGGCTCCACGGCCTCTGCGAGTGCTTCGTTCAAGCCCATGATATAAGCCGACTTTTCTTCTTCACTCCATCCTAATTTATCATCCATGTACGCAGTTACCGGCTGCTTCCACTCACGTACTATATCAATATTAAACAGTAAATCTCCCGTTCTTCGATTGAAGAAATCCACTGGAGTAACCGCCATCTCACATTCAATGGCATATATTAGCTGTGCAAAAAGAACCAGTGGGATTCCATATTCCTCTGCTTCTTCCCGATGCCGGGAAACGAGTTCGAATAGTTTAGGAACATTCGAGCCGTAAAAGGAAGCGAGCTGCATGGCCTGCTCCTCGGAAAAGCCTGCCTCAATACCGCTATTAATCTGGTTCTCAACATATTCCGCGAAATTTACCGCCCCGCCAACATGCCCGCCGGAAATCGGCAGCATATGGGTGGTACAGGGAGGGAAACTGCGCCCGCCTTCAGCAGATAATTCCTTCGCGAGCAAATCAGTGATCGTTTCCGCCATTTTGCGGTAGCCCGTCAGCTTACCGCCAGCGATCGAAATCAGGCCGGTAGGGGACTCCCAAATCTCATCTTTTCTTGAAATCTCTGAAGGGGCCTTTCCGTCCTCATGGATGAGCGGCCTCAAGCCGGCCCAGCTAGATTCAATATCCTTATCGCTAATTACCACCTCCGGAAACATATAGTGAATGGCCTCAAGAAGATAGTTTTTATCGGCATCCGTAATCTCAGGATCTGCGATATCACCGTTGTAAAACGTATCAGTAGTACCAACATACGCTTTGCCGTTTCGCGGGATGGCAAATACCATCCGTCCGTCTGGAGTATCGAAATAGATGGCTTGTTTCAGAGGGAAAACTGTCTGATCAATGACAATATGGACGCCTTTGGATAAATGCAGCGTCTTGCCTGTCCGGGAGTTATCGACTTCCCTGACTTTATCAACCCACGGTCCGGTCGCATTGACGATTTTTTTTGCCCGGAGTTCGTATTCTTCGTTTGTCAAAAGATCCTTCACAATCACTCCGCAAATTCGCCCATCCTCATAAATGAACTTGTCGGCTTTCGAATAATTAATGGCCACCGCCCCGTTTTCAACGGCTTCCTTTAAAACTTCAATCGTCAGCCGGGCATCATCTGTGCGGTATTCGACATAATAACCGCCGCCTTTTAAGCCGGACTTTTTAATGAGCGGCTCCTTAGCAAGCGTCTCATCCGCGCTAAGCATTGTCCGGCGCTCGCCTTTCTTTACCCCGGCGAGAAAATCATAGACCTTCAGCCCGATGGAGGTGGAAAGCTTTCCGAACGTCCCTCCTTTATGAAAAGGGAGGAGCATCCATTCCGGCTTGGTCACGTGCGGTCCGTTTTCATAGACGATCGACCGTTCATGGCCGACTTCCGAAACAAGCTTCACTTCGAATTGCTTTAAATAGCGGAGGCCCCCGTGGACCAACTTTGTCGAACGGCTGGATGTCCCGGCTGCAAAATCCTGCATTTCCACAAGCGCTACTTTCATTCCCCGGGCGGTAGCATCCAAAGCAATGCCCGCTCCGGTAATACCACCGCCAATAATCAATACATCAAACAGCTCTTCTTTTAAACTTTCCACGATTTTATCCCGGTTAAGATTTGAAAAGGCCATGGCGAAATTCCTCCCTCACGCAAAAAGATCCCAATGACACAAAAAAGATTTGATTCTGTGTCTTTCCGCTCATATTCGTACTATGTTATATATCCTATATCTCCGATAAGGAAACGTTCCGACTAAAACTGAAAGAGGGGGCAAAAAAAAGAAGCCGACTTATTTCAAAAAGCTGGCTTCCTTCCATATTTTATTGCGATATCTGCGTATCATGCCATACAAGTCATCGGCCCGTCATAAGCAAGCTGCTGGATGTACCCTAGTCTGGATACATCCATGTTGCCGCCACTAACGATGATGCCGCAGTTTTTGGAGCGAATCGTGCTGCGGTGGGTGAGGAGGGCGGCAAAGGCCGCGGCTCCAGCCCCTTCGACTAATGTTTTTTTCCTTTCAAGCATGCAAACAATGGCATTGGCAATGTCGTGATCGCTGACGCTAACCATATCGTCTACATAGTGCCGGATGATCGGCATGGTCAGCTCGCCCGGCTCCTTGACGGCAATCCCTTCCGCAATCGTTCCGGCAAACCGGCTGGAAGGGCGGTTATGGAATTGATCATGGACGATCTTTGCCCCTTCCGCCTGGACGCCGATAATCCGGATCTTTGGCTGCAATTCCTTTGCCGCGACCGCGACGCCGCTAATCAGTCCGCCGCCTCCCACCGGAACGATGAGAGTATCGAGAAAAGGCTGCTGTTTCAGCATCTCAACGGCAATCGTTGCCTGTCCGGCCATCACATCATAATCGTCAAAAGGATGGAGGAAATAGCTGCCCGTACGCTTTTGCTCAAGGAGCGCCGCTTCATATGCTTCCTGGAAGGAAGCGCCGGTAATGACAGTCCGCGCTCCGTAATATTCCGTTGCCTTGATTTTGGCTTCCGGCGTATTCTCGGGCATATAGATTGTGGCGGCAATTCCTCGTTTTGAAGCGGCGAAAGCCACTCCTTGGGCGTGGTTGCCAGCAGAAGCGGCAATCACGCCTTTTTGCGCTTCCTTTCCGGTCAGCCGGGACATTTTATAGCTCGCGCCGCGAATTTTAAAAGCACCTGTCTTCTGCTGATTTTCCATTTTGAAATAGACGTTTTTTCCGGCAAGATCATTCAGGAATGTAGATGTGGTTAGCGGTGTCCGATAGACGGTACCTGCCAATTGTTCCATTGCATCGGAAATCATGTTAGTCGTTAAAGAATCCCCAAGGGGTTCACGCTCCTTCATTTAATAAGTTTTGCATATTGTAGCTACTGCCTGCTCTCAAATTCTGTAATTTTTTCTTCATATAATAAGGTGATGCCAATATCATCAAGGCCGTTGTAGAGCATTTCCTTCGAATACTCGGCGATATCGAACTGATAGGAAAACCCATCCGCATCCGTGACGGTCTGCGCTCCGAGGTCGACAGTTAAAGAAAGATTGCCAGACTCTGCTTTTTGCATGAGCGGCTGGAGTTCTTCATACGGCATTTCAATCGCCAGGATGCCATTCTTGACGCAGTTGTTTTTGAAAATATCGGCAAAACTTGGCGCGATGACGATTTTGAAACCATAATCCAATAAAGCCCATGGCGCATGTTCCCTTGAGGAACCACAGCCGAAATTATCTCCAGCGAGCAATATCGAGGCGCCAGTGTATTTTCCATCATGAAGAGGGAATTCCTTAATCGGATTGCCGTCATGGTCAAACCGCCAATTGTAAAACAGGAACTGCCCGAACCCTTGGCGTTCAATCCTTTTCAAAAACTGTTTCGGTATGATTTGGTCGGTGTCAACATTGCTGCGGTCAAGCGGAAAAGCAAGACCAGTATGGACTGTAATTGGTTCCATTTACATGACCTCCATTGCGGCAAATTCACGGATGTCGACAAAACGGCCTTCGATTGCAGCCGCTGCCGCCATCTCAGGGCTGACAAGATGTGTGCGCGCGCCGGTACCCTGGCGGCCTTCGAAGTTCCGGTTCGATGTTGAGGCACAGCGTTCGCCAGGAGGAACGAAGTCATCGTTCATCGCCAGGCACATACTGCAGCCGGCATCGCGCCATTCAAAGCCGGCATTTTTGAAAATGGCATCCAGCCCTTCCTGTTCAGCGGCAGCCTTCACGCTCTTTGACCCAGGCACAACAATGGCCCGGACGGAAGGCTTGACGCTTCGGCCCTGGATTACGGAAGCGGCGCGCCGCAAATCGCTTAGTCGGGAATTTGTGCACGATCCGATAAACACATGCTCAATGGTAACGGAGGAAATCGGCATTCCGCCTTCAAGGCCCATATATTCCAAAGCCCGCTCGATTTCCTGCTTTTCACTATCCGTCGC is a genomic window containing:
- a CDS encoding MATE family efflux transporter, with the protein product MQAVKKNSFIEPSLFALTWPIFIESFLHMLMGSTDTFMLSYVSDDAVAAVGVANQLIFFTILIFGFVATGTTVLVSQNLGAGLLNDARRISGISISLNLIFGIAISALVVLFKGQFLNLFDLTPEIHRLAGQYLTIVGATLFSQALLVTASSILRANGFSKEAMMISIFMNIIHLAGNSILIYGLFGMPQMGIQGVALSTAASRAIAVAMIFWLLYKRLPVRIKKEDYTSFNPVFIKKILKIGIPSAGENLVYNTSQMAMTAIIAMIGAMALTTRVYTWNVMAFMMLFAIALGQGTQILVGYKVGAGDYDGAYHRLLKSVKLSLIMTIIVVIPLVLFRENLLDIFTDNQEIISVGAKLLLLGIILEPGRTLNIVIIAALRAAGDANFPVKMAFVSMWGIGVPLGYFLGITMGYGLVGIWIAFIADEWFRGIVMYFRWKSRVWEKKSLVEAEVQPV
- a CDS encoding ABC transporter ATP-binding protein, translated to MIRRFFTYYRPHRRLFMIDFTSAVIVAALELAFPLAVQWFIDKLLPSGNWNAIVGVSIGLLLLYIVSTLLQFIVNYWGHKLGINIETDMRQELFEHVQKQSFRFFDNTKTGHIMSRITNDLFDLGELAHHGPEDLFIAVMTFVGAFWIMLTINVKLALTAMIIAPFLIWLISFANRKMNAAWKNMYSDIADVNARVEDSVAGIRVVQSFTNEEFEIERFTKNNRKFRRAKLAAYKVMSFSSSGMYMSTRLMILVVLVYGAWLNFTGSLSYGAMVGFVLYVNVLFKPIDKISAILELYPKGMAGFKRFTELMDQHPDVVDRSTAVNVSHLKGDIAFRDVTFSYDEHKPVLKGIDLDIHHGETVAFVGPSGAGKTTICSLIPRFYDVNEGGIFIDGVDIRDMTKKSLRQQIGIVQQDVFLFTGTLRENIAYGLLGATQEEIEIAAKRAHLEDFIASLPAGYDTQIGERGLKLSGGQKQRIAIARMFLKNPPILILDEATSALDTETERIIQEALAELSKNRTTLVIAHRLATIRNADRIVVVTEDGIAEEGSHEELIEAGGIFANLHKVQYETTLVN
- a CDS encoding CD3072 family TudS-related putative desulfidase; the encoded protein is MPRSKRIILTSHCIINQNTVIDGEARALGAIPSAVQWIVGKGYGILQLPCPEFTFLGLDRPPMTYEEYDTKEYRVHCRKILEPVVQQVKEYVKSGYIIEGILGIQSSPSCDQTRGVFMEELHKLFTENHLPLKTLWYLPNTEDPVFDGEIHKL
- a CDS encoding helix-turn-helix domain-containing protein → MSLLDIYLRKNGKKRYDVYKVSGLSQQMLASINKKKVESYSVKTIQAIAKTLGKSEGEVLEELIKLEKENPYFEVYNAEDLLTALENKESYILIKGEYQKELKKLLQATLSEAETMGMELGSAGLVNILGEALYQLFNFFSKTEETQKKLESQLRKYKYKKTNENEILLYLRQIDY
- a CDS encoding CD3073 family putative ECF transporter S component translates to MNTGRTTMVTFGALCIALNVVLGTIVSWMKIPLLFLDTIGTVLMAVLFGPWWGALVGVLTNIVMGVTTGPTAIFFGLVNVAIAIVVGFAARRFDFTKWYTALVTGFILSIVAPLIGTPIAVAVFGGLNGSGMDLVVLWLRSAGESIFASTFISRITGNFVDKIVTCLLVMMIIIKLPVFNKTYKGMKKDAA
- a CDS encoding amidohydrolase family protein, which produces MNTYWLTNVRLETGFRYDNGRIAGTDSEIFNLKIEDGKIAEITKETPEEHAQQVDAHFNLLLPSLRDMHIHIDKTYYGGPWKACTPITNGIFTRLEEEKQLLPKLLPTAQERAEKMIELYLKNGHTHIRTHCNVDPVIGLKNLEATVNALAKYEDVLTYEIVAFPQHGLLKSDSVQLIRDAMKNGATLVGGVDPATVDRNIEKSLYTIYDIAVENNKGVDIHLHDPNSLGAFTFKRMAHYTKEAGLKGRATISHGIALGDLNGEEIVEMAEILREQEIDVTTTIPINRPTLPIPALDKLGIGISVGHDSITDHWSPFGTGNTIQKLSILAERFRLMDEGGLASALKYGTGGVTPLNEAGEQVWPKVGDEATMMLVDATCSAQAIARRSTVQSLYFKGKKVTSKLNPESAGL
- a CDS encoding amidohydrolase, with the translated sequence MTKAYWLRNVRLETGYIKNEAEAVVATETDLFNLKIEDGRILEKHSADFVIPAGEETVDAKGYLALPTFREMHNHLDKTYLSLDWKSCIPVKNLEERLKYEAMELEELAPTAQQRASSMIELLLANGSTHIRTHVNIDPYIGLKNLEGVKAALEAYSDKLTYEIVAFPQHGLMREHVIPLMKEAMRSGAHLVGGLDPAGIDNNIEGSLYEVMNLAAEFDAGIDIHLHDGGFVGYYTVDKLAEMVEDAKWYNRVAVSHAFGLGEVPIPQQEAIAEKLSATGMSIMSTIPITKTLPPIELLDRKGVKVFLGCDGFYDSWSPFGNGDLLEKLTRYGELFRKSDEWSLSQSIKWASGGPTSLTADGEVAWPLVGDDATLTLVNASSSAEAAARTPRREAVFFKGKVVAGEI
- a CDS encoding YwbE family protein: MDGQNRKDLSPGMTVDIVLKADQRTGKLTRGIVKDILTKSGTHPHGIKVRLTDGQVGRVKQIHQ